Proteins encoded together in one Chitinophaga sp. LS1 window:
- a CDS encoding transposase, whose amino-acid sequence MLPHLSKGKRGFKARIDLVKVVLLILKRMKTGCQWRELCICEYFDKGATSWQNIHRYFLKWSKDGSFKRAWINLLSCNKKLLDLSSAQLDGSHTPVKRGGQAVGYQGRKASKTSNSLFLCDNRGQMLTVSTAQSGEHNDLYDIVKLFKEMIGVLEQSDINCNGIFVNADPGFDSEDLKQVCIDYEIELNVKPNLRNQKKQSDEYRYFDDQLYKRRTKIEHANAWMDAFKALLVRYEKLVETWMALQWLALITLFCRKLKV is encoded by the coding sequence ATTTTACCACATTTAAGCAAAGGCAAAAGAGGCTTTAAGGCCAGGATAGATTTAGTAAAAGTGGTTCTGTTGATTTTAAAGCGAATGAAAACAGGCTGCCAGTGGCGAGAGTTGTGTATTTGCGAATATTTTGATAAAGGGGCGACCTCGTGGCAAAATATTCACAGGTATTTTTTAAAATGGAGTAAAGACGGTTCATTCAAGAGGGCTTGGATCAATCTTTTATCTTGTAATAAGAAACTGCTGGATCTGTCAAGCGCTCAGTTAGATGGTAGCCATACACCTGTCAAACGTGGTGGCCAGGCGGTAGGTTATCAAGGCAGAAAAGCTTCAAAAACCAGTAATAGTTTGTTCTTATGTGACAACAGAGGTCAGATGCTGACGGTATCAACGGCGCAAAGTGGAGAGCATAATGACTTATACGATATAGTGAAGCTGTTTAAAGAAATGATCGGGGTTCTGGAACAATCCGATATCAATTGCAATGGAATATTTGTAAATGCCGATCCTGGATTTGACAGCGAAGATTTAAAACAAGTATGCATTGACTACGAGATTGAATTAAATGTAAAACCCAACTTGCGAAATCAAAAGAAGCAAAGTGATGAATACCGATATTTTGATGATCAACTTTACAAAAGACGAACAAAAATTGAACATGCCAATGCCTGGATGGATGCTTTTAAAGCATTGCTTGTCAGATATGAAAAACTTGTTGAAACATGGATGGCATTGCAATGGCTGGCTCTTATAACCCTTTTTTGTAGAAAATTAAAAGTATAA
- a CDS encoding M1 family metallopeptidase has translation MIKSFSSLVALLGIVTIAHGQDLYQPRNIKKAYTNQTRDMNGKPGAKYWQNTGRYDIQVTANPPSRTIYGTESIRYINNSPDTLSKIVIRLICNIHKNQAPRSGYVSKDFLTDGVFIDTLTINGTHVDFDNNVGTVADVDLPQPLKAKDSMQLHISWHYDMSVQSGREGSIDSTTFFLAYFYPRVSVYDDYNGWDRIEHMDRVEFYSDFNDYKVAVKVPANYVVWGTGTLQNADEVLQPAFAKKLKSSYTSDNVIHIATKADMEGHEVTRQNKWNTWIFTSKNIADATIGLSNHYVWDAASVVVDSATKRRTSVQAAFSDNAADFHHSVEFSHYALNYFSTQWPGVAYPFPTMTAFQGYADMEYPMMVNDETTGDDLEFGQLVQDHEIAHTYFPFYMGINESRYAYMDEGWATTFEYLIAIAERGKEKADHFYKNFRVRGYIGDPSSEEDQPIITQSHQVSGHGYGNNSYGKASLSYLALKDLLGDERFKKALHTYMNNWNGKHPIPWDYFNAINAGSGQNLNWFFNNWFFSNNYIDLKLSRFDQQGNKVNLGINNVGGFAIPFDIVLTFEDGGIEIVHKTPAVWASGEKELLLSVPIAKKVIGVKLDGGIFMDATPADNEWKK, from the coding sequence ATGATCAAATCTTTTAGCAGCCTGGTAGCTTTACTGGGTATAGTTACCATCGCTCATGGGCAGGACCTCTACCAGCCCCGCAATATCAAAAAGGCCTACACTAATCAAACCAGGGACATGAACGGCAAGCCAGGCGCTAAGTACTGGCAAAACACCGGCAGATACGATATCCAGGTCACTGCTAATCCTCCTTCCCGTACCATTTACGGCACTGAATCCATCCGTTATATCAACAATAGTCCTGATACGCTCAGTAAGATCGTGATCAGACTGATCTGTAATATTCACAAGAATCAGGCGCCCCGCTCCGGTTACGTGAGCAAAGACTTCCTGACAGATGGCGTCTTTATTGATACACTCACCATCAATGGTACGCACGTTGATTTTGACAACAACGTAGGTACTGTTGCAGATGTGGATCTGCCTCAACCGCTGAAGGCGAAAGACAGCATGCAACTGCACATCAGCTGGCACTACGATATGTCTGTACAAAGTGGCCGCGAAGGTAGTATTGACAGCACTACCTTCTTCCTCGCTTACTTCTATCCCCGTGTGTCTGTTTATGATGATTACAATGGCTGGGACAGGATCGAACATATGGATAGGGTGGAATTCTATAGCGACTTCAACGACTATAAAGTAGCCGTAAAGGTGCCTGCCAACTATGTAGTATGGGGTACCGGCACTTTGCAGAACGCGGATGAAGTGCTGCAACCCGCTTTTGCTAAGAAATTAAAAAGCAGTTATACTTCTGACAATGTGATCCATATTGCCACAAAAGCAGATATGGAGGGCCACGAGGTGACCCGTCAGAATAAATGGAATACATGGATCTTTACTTCCAAAAATATTGCTGACGCCACGATTGGACTCAGTAACCATTACGTATGGGATGCTGCCAGTGTGGTTGTAGACAGCGCTACCAAACGCAGAACCAGTGTACAGGCTGCGTTTAGCGACAACGCGGCTGACTTCCACCACTCTGTGGAGTTCTCTCATTATGCACTGAATTATTTTTCTACCCAGTGGCCAGGGGTAGCATATCCTTTTCCTACTATGACGGCGTTTCAGGGCTATGCAGATATGGAATATCCAATGATGGTGAATGATGAAACTACAGGAGATGATCTTGAATTTGGCCAATTGGTGCAGGATCATGAGATTGCTCATACCTACTTCCCTTTTTATATGGGGATCAACGAAAGCCGTTATGCCTATATGGATGAGGGGTGGGCGACCACTTTTGAATACCTGATTGCGATTGCCGAAAGAGGGAAGGAGAAAGCGGATCATTTTTATAAGAACTTTCGGGTGAGAGGGTATATTGGGGATCCTTCTTCTGAGGAAGATCAGCCGATTATTACGCAGTCTCACCAGGTAAGTGGTCATGGTTATGGCAATAATTCATATGGCAAGGCATCTTTGTCTTACCTCGCTTTGAAAGATCTGCTGGGCGATGAGCGCTTCAAAAAGGCGTTGCATACTTACATGAATAATTGGAATGGAAAGCACCCTATTCCATGGGATTATTTCAATGCTATCAATGCAGGTAGCGGGCAGAATCTGAATTGGTTTTTTAATAACTGGTTCTTTTCCAATAACTATATTGACCTGAAATTGTCTCGTTTCGATCAACAGGGAAATAAAGTAAATTTGGGGATCAATAATGTGGGTGGTTTTGCCATTCCTTTTGATATTGTGCTGACTTTTGAGGACGGAGGGATTGAGATTGTACATAAAACTCCTGCCGTGTGGGCGAGTGGGGAGAAGGAGCTGCTGCTTAGTGTGCCGATAGCTAAAAAGGTGATTGGGGTTAAGTTGGATGGCGGGATCTTTATGGATGCGACGCCGGCGGATAATGAATGGAAGAAGTAA
- a CDS encoding IS701 family transposase, translated as MSLSIQYVRGLFQSRNGNIERMVEHVADSEYYSKQHFISESPWDARTCFDTVALDTNEVFKSFDQVALLIDESSHLKKGDYSVGVSRQYCGTIGKVDNCQVAVYAGLSAAHYYGLIDTALYLPESWTANRKRCKAAGVPKEQYKHKTKVELAVDIVRHQLELGTHFDFVGADGLYCNSKMFRDELDDMELLFVLDVHSDQQVYTSAPSLYLPEKQGSSGRNPTRYKTEDKTAEVKDLCPAKGSKKWEEIRLRKTGQDDLVCLGFVKKVYLWDGESGHYEERLLIIRATKTKSGNLEYKYALSNAADGEFEVEELVRMQSQRYFIERSFQDAKQEAGMSDYQVRGWLAWHHHMVLVMMALHFILSEKVLFKNEYPLLSAYDIRDIMIRVYAKENHSAQNVMEQIRKRHEQRRLEELKKDSS; from the coding sequence ATGTCCTTATCAATTCAATATGTGAGAGGTTTATTCCAGAGCAGGAATGGGAATATAGAACGGATGGTGGAACATGTGGCTGATAGTGAGTACTACAGCAAGCAACATTTCATCAGCGAATCTCCGTGGGATGCGCGTACATGTTTTGATACGGTTGCCCTTGATACTAATGAGGTTTTTAAGAGTTTTGATCAGGTGGCACTGCTCATAGATGAAAGTTCTCACCTTAAGAAAGGAGATTATTCTGTAGGGGTATCTCGTCAGTACTGTGGAACAATAGGGAAGGTAGATAATTGCCAGGTGGCAGTTTATGCAGGATTAAGTGCAGCGCATTATTATGGTTTAATAGATACCGCCTTATATCTTCCGGAAAGCTGGACCGCTAATCGTAAACGTTGTAAAGCAGCCGGCGTACCCAAAGAGCAGTACAAACATAAAACCAAAGTAGAACTGGCGGTAGACATTGTGAGACATCAATTGGAACTGGGCACCCACTTTGATTTTGTGGGAGCAGATGGGCTATATTGTAACAGTAAAATGTTCCGGGATGAATTGGATGATATGGAATTACTGTTTGTACTGGACGTACATAGTGATCAGCAGGTCTATACAAGTGCCCCATCCCTTTATCTTCCGGAAAAACAGGGCAGTAGCGGTCGGAATCCAACAAGATATAAAACAGAAGACAAGACAGCAGAGGTAAAAGATTTATGTCCGGCTAAAGGATCGAAAAAATGGGAAGAAATAAGGTTAAGGAAAACAGGGCAAGACGATCTGGTCTGCCTGGGATTCGTAAAGAAGGTATATTTGTGGGATGGTGAATCCGGGCACTATGAAGAGAGATTATTAATTATTCGGGCCACCAAAACAAAGAGTGGAAATCTGGAATATAAATATGCCTTAAGTAATGCAGCAGATGGAGAGTTTGAAGTAGAAGAATTGGTTCGCATGCAATCCCAACGGTATTTTATAGAACGTAGCTTTCAGGATGCAAAACAGGAAGCAGGTATGAGTGACTATCAGGTCAGAGGCTGGCTGGCCTGGCACCATCATATGGTATTAGTCATGATGGCACTTCACTTTATACTCAGTGAAAAGGTACTGTTCAAAAATGAGTATCCCTTATTAAGTGCATATGACATAAGAGATATCATGATACGCGTTTATGCCAAGGAAAATCACAGCGCCCAAAATGTAATGGAACAAATCCGTAAAAGGCACGAGCAGAGAAGATTAGAGGAACTTAAAAAGGACTCTTCATAA
- the trxA gene encoding thioredoxin, with the protein MATFSEMINSDKPVLVDFFATWCGPCKTMAPILEDVKKKVGESASIIKVDVDKNPQAAAAYQIQGVPTLILFKNGKVLWRQSGVVPGHNIEQIIKQNA; encoded by the coding sequence ATGGCAACCTTTTCAGAAATGATCAACAGCGATAAACCGGTATTGGTAGACTTCTTCGCTACCTGGTGCGGACCTTGTAAAACCATGGCCCCCATTCTGGAAGACGTGAAGAAAAAAGTGGGCGAGTCCGCCAGCATTATCAAAGTAGACGTAGATAAAAACCCGCAGGCAGCCGCTGCCTACCAAATACAAGGTGTACCTACACTCATCCTTTTCAAAAATGGGAAAGTACTCTGGCGTCAGTCCGGCGTAGTTCCCGGTCATAATATCGAACAGATCATCAAACAAAACGCCTAA
- a CDS encoding glycoside hydrolase family 28 protein: MKQLFLLAVVSFLSLPALCQKHPVEYYLNKAPFPMQAIKDPVIPSARFLLSDYGAVEGGSVLNTTAFERVINACAAAGGGHVIVPPGTWLTGPIVLKSNVDLHVEKGALVLFTPDRTLYPLLPNGHKFEVAPPISGKNLENVSITGEGTFDGNGQSWRPLKKMKVTTTQWDQFVASGGVVSADGKIWWPSKEAMNGENYLKTLKPDATITDYLPARDFLRPKMVVISNSNHVLIDGPTFRNSPNFVINPQKVNDLIIRNTNVFNEAWAQNGDGIDISACKGVIIYHTTVNAGDDGICMKSSGDGSQAALSEILIAECIVYRAHGGFVIGSNTDGGMRNIYVTHCSFEGSDVGIRVKSNRGRGGLVEDIYIDSIRMVNIINEAISFDTYYEASSLSGGNEKLPEFKDFYISNIICNGAKTAMLFRGLPEMPVHDLHFKNVYIQASKGVEAEAINDIQFQNVQFKTTQQPAIPPGVAPFIKISL; the protein is encoded by the coding sequence ATGAAACAACTTTTTCTATTGGCAGTGGTCAGTTTCCTATCCCTCCCTGCCTTATGCCAAAAGCACCCGGTCGAATATTACCTGAACAAGGCACCATTCCCCATGCAGGCAATAAAAGACCCGGTTATCCCTTCAGCCAGATTTCTGCTCAGCGACTATGGCGCTGTCGAAGGCGGATCCGTTTTAAATACAACTGCTTTTGAACGTGTCATCAATGCCTGTGCTGCCGCAGGTGGCGGGCATGTCATCGTACCTCCAGGCACCTGGCTCACAGGCCCCATCGTACTCAAAAGCAATGTAGACTTACATGTAGAAAAAGGCGCATTAGTATTGTTTACGCCAGACCGTACACTATACCCATTATTACCCAATGGCCACAAATTCGAAGTAGCTCCACCTATTAGTGGGAAAAATCTGGAAAATGTATCCATCACCGGCGAAGGCACCTTTGATGGAAATGGCCAAAGCTGGCGGCCGCTAAAGAAAATGAAAGTCACCACCACCCAATGGGACCAGTTCGTAGCTTCAGGCGGTGTAGTGAGTGCCGATGGTAAAATATGGTGGCCGAGTAAAGAAGCCATGAATGGAGAAAACTATCTAAAAACATTAAAACCTGATGCAACAATTACCGATTACCTACCGGCAAGAGATTTCCTGCGCCCCAAAATGGTAGTGATCAGTAATAGCAATCATGTCCTGATAGATGGGCCTACCTTTCGGAACTCCCCTAACTTCGTCATCAACCCGCAGAAGGTGAATGACCTCATTATCCGGAATACAAATGTGTTCAATGAAGCCTGGGCACAAAATGGAGATGGTATAGATATCAGTGCCTGCAAAGGCGTAATTATCTATCATACCACCGTGAATGCAGGAGATGACGGCATCTGTATGAAATCAAGTGGCGATGGTTCACAGGCAGCCCTTTCCGAAATCCTGATTGCAGAATGTATTGTGTACCGTGCACATGGTGGCTTTGTAATAGGAAGTAATACAGATGGCGGCATGCGCAATATCTATGTTACCCATTGTTCCTTCGAAGGAAGTGATGTAGGTATACGGGTGAAAAGTAACCGGGGCAGAGGCGGACTGGTGGAGGACATCTATATTGACAGCATCCGGATGGTGAATATTATAAACGAAGCGATCTCATTTGATACATACTATGAAGCATCTTCACTTTCAGGAGGGAATGAAAAACTCCCCGAATTTAAAGACTTCTATATCAGCAATATTATTTGTAACGGTGCAAAAACCGCGATGTTATTTCGTGGATTACCTGAAATGCCCGTACACGACCTACACTTTAAAAACGTATACATTCAAGCCAGCAAAGGCGTAGAAGCAGAAGCCATCAATGATATTCAATTTCAAAACGTACAATTTAAAACAACGCAGCAGCCTGCAATTCCACCAGGTGTTGCACCTTTTATTAAAATTTCCTTATGA
- a CDS encoding SMI1/KNR4 family protein: MELSRLLLLFERDLAQFKYPYLDILQIGLSPDVVTKRLSTLHISSDLLVILYGWRNGVLDMDNRVIGQMELFARAIMLPLENAIEHYDYAITNDMWKEKLFPIFTSGGGDFLLFDANEQNQTVGQILTYSPSVTLSEEPVSIYDDMNTMFETVIECYRQGAYRFDESGFIEVDYQIEQQLSQSKNPNSEYWKLDN; encoded by the coding sequence ATGGAACTTTCCAGACTGCTTTTGCTTTTTGAAAGAGACCTAGCTCAGTTCAAATATCCGTATTTGGATATTTTACAAATTGGACTTTCGCCTGATGTGGTGACGAAGCGACTGAGCACGCTACATATATCCAGCGATCTACTGGTTATCTTATATGGTTGGAGAAATGGGGTTTTGGATATGGATAATCGGGTCATCGGGCAGATGGAACTTTTTGCTCGGGCAATTATGCTGCCATTAGAAAATGCTATAGAGCACTACGATTATGCCATAACAAATGATATGTGGAAGGAGAAACTGTTTCCCATTTTCACCAGTGGCGGTGGAGACTTTTTACTCTTTGATGCTAATGAACAGAATCAGACGGTCGGCCAGATCCTCACATATTCGCCGTCAGTCACATTATCCGAAGAGCCAGTGTCAATATATGACGATATGAACACTATGTTTGAAACTGTCATAGAATGCTACAGGCAGGGAGCATACCGGTTTGATGAGAGTGGATTCATTGAGGTGGATTACCAAATTGAGCAACAACTCTCCCAAAGTAAAAATCCAAACTCCGAATATTGGAAGCTAGATAATTGA
- a CDS encoding ankyrin repeat domain-containing protein, whose protein sequence is MKPYYLLLFVTFTACNFYDKDLMHAVINKDEASIRYDLKHHANTEVKDTEGFTPLIRAAADDEPNIVAMLLGANANIEAKNTFGETALSLAAFKGFKTTVNVLLSHNANVNALNRDSVTPLMYAASRGHTDITEMLLRQGAQLDLISREGLTPLAYAVSNEHEDIAKLFLDHGAKVDFKMHDHETILILLANRHNVSLTKLLLDRGADVNAADDYGNTALMNACRNRDTGMVKLLLGYHARVDVRDSNGDSPLEHAKRSGDEGVIRLVALK, encoded by the coding sequence ATGAAACCTTACTACTTATTGTTGTTTGTAACTTTCACTGCATGTAATTTTTATGACAAAGACCTGATGCATGCGGTGATCAATAAAGACGAAGCCAGCATACGCTACGACCTGAAACACCATGCTAACACAGAGGTCAAAGATACGGAGGGCTTTACGCCACTCATCAGAGCCGCAGCAGATGACGAACCAAATATCGTCGCGATGCTTTTGGGTGCCAATGCGAATATTGAGGCAAAGAATACGTTTGGAGAAACTGCCTTGTCCCTGGCTGCTTTCAAAGGATTCAAAACTACTGTAAATGTGTTATTGTCTCACAACGCAAATGTCAATGCATTGAACAGAGATAGTGTTACGCCATTGATGTATGCTGCCAGCAGGGGACATACTGATATTACAGAAATGCTATTGAGACAGGGTGCGCAGTTAGACCTTATATCCAGGGAAGGGTTGACGCCACTGGCATATGCAGTATCTAATGAGCATGAAGATATTGCGAAATTGTTTTTAGATCATGGGGCGAAAGTAGATTTTAAAATGCATGATCATGAGACAATATTGATATTGTTGGCGAACAGGCATAATGTGTCATTGACGAAGTTGTTATTGGATCGTGGAGCAGATGTAAATGCGGCGGATGATTATGGGAATACAGCGTTGATGAATGCTTGCAGGAATAGGGATACTGGAATGGTGAAGTTGTTGCTGGGTTATCATGCAAGGGTGGATGTGAGGGATAGTAATGGGGATTCGCCGTTAGAGCATGCGAAGCGTTCGGGAGATGAAGGGGTGATTCGGTTGGTCGCACTTAAATAA
- a CDS encoding HEPN domain-containing protein, which yields MNTSLEHLPEHKQKQLREITGIIVKAVDPEKVILFGSHATGRWVEHRYTEGGITFEYISDYDILVITKSGESRKDYEVQDLIENRCFYRTPVTVITHDIDFVNKMLSEGQYFFTDIEKEGILLYDAGNTPLAERKPLSQAEAKAIAQNYFDQWYHSGVNFLQMGIYARSVGNLKESAFVLHQATERTYNAIILVHAGYKSKTHNLDKLKRYSKRFSKELDSVFPDNTPEEKHLFDLLKRGYIDARYKDHYEVT from the coding sequence ATGAACACTTCCCTGGAGCATTTACCGGAGCACAAGCAAAAGCAGCTGAGAGAGATCACGGGGATCATCGTGAAGGCGGTGGATCCTGAGAAGGTGATCCTGTTCGGCAGTCATGCCACGGGTCGGTGGGTCGAGCACCGCTATACAGAGGGCGGCATCACTTTTGAATACATCAGCGACTACGATATCCTGGTCATCACCAAATCCGGGGAGAGCCGCAAGGACTACGAGGTGCAAGACCTGATCGAGAACCGTTGTTTTTACCGGACGCCGGTTACGGTCATCACGCACGACATTGATTTTGTGAACAAGATGCTCAGCGAGGGGCAGTACTTTTTTACCGATATCGAGAAAGAAGGCATCTTGCTGTATGATGCCGGCAACACGCCGCTGGCAGAGCGTAAGCCGTTAAGTCAGGCTGAGGCGAAAGCTATTGCGCAGAACTACTTCGATCAGTGGTATCACAGCGGAGTGAATTTTCTGCAAATGGGCATTTATGCCCGGAGCGTTGGCAACCTGAAAGAATCTGCGTTTGTCCTGCACCAGGCCACCGAGCGCACCTACAATGCCATCATCCTGGTACATGCCGGCTACAAGTCCAAGACTCACAACCTGGACAAGCTGAAACGCTACTCCAAACGCTTTTCTAAAGAACTGGACAGTGTCTTCCCCGACAACACACCGGAGGAAAAGCACCTGTTTGATCTGCTGAAACGGGGCTACATCGATGCCCGGTATAAGGATCATTACGAGGTAACATAG
- a CDS encoding 2'-5' RNA ligase family protein gives MGQILQTGTLIITLDMAPGDQAFFDALRKKHFPAHANYLDAHITLFHKLPANEGSIPGILTKFADRKAITLEVDKVHLMGTCVAYTLVADELKKLHEEMQVAFAPWLIKQDQQGLRAHITVQNKVTTFKAQQLHQELNEGFTPFKIEATGFSTWKYLKGPWKLLDKYPFLL, from the coding sequence ATGGGACAAATTTTACAAACGGGCACTCTGATTATTACACTGGATATGGCTCCTGGCGATCAGGCGTTTTTTGATGCACTGAGGAAAAAGCATTTTCCCGCGCATGCCAATTACCTGGATGCACATATAACTTTGTTTCATAAGTTACCTGCTAATGAGGGGAGTATTCCGGGTATACTCACGAAATTTGCAGATAGAAAAGCTATTACTTTGGAAGTAGATAAGGTACATTTGATGGGTACCTGTGTCGCCTATACATTAGTAGCAGATGAGTTGAAAAAATTACATGAAGAGATGCAGGTGGCTTTTGCACCGTGGTTGATTAAGCAGGATCAGCAGGGGTTAAGGGCGCATATTACGGTTCAGAATAAGGTGACGACTTTTAAAGCACAGCAGTTACACCAGGAATTGAATGAAGGGTTTACGCCGTTTAAAATAGAGGCTACGGGCTTCAGTACGTGGAAGTATCTGAAAGGGCCGTGGAAGTTGTTGGATAAATACCCGTTCCTATTGTAA
- a CDS encoding transposase, with translation MTSTNLKAFGKVKHLVSAILNELPLITKPQYKFMISLFEVWLCLPVRYTISNLSRFGTYCEKSIRLQMEKEFDFGGFNSSLIKDNSGKHLIAAYDPTYLPKSGKHTPGLGKFWSGKDQKAVKGLEIGCLAIIDVDARTAFPLKVVQTPDKTTLDEKGMSRVDHYVDVIKSEVLTLKSMVDYLAVDSYFMKQEFILPILKEGLHIVTKMRSDANLIYVYNGPRSTGPGRPRIHGDKVSCGSIDKRKIREFAVDNDAVYYSGVVWSAILKCKVRIVYIEEKVTGKYEILLCTDIELKPELILNYYQLRFQIEFLIRDAKQHGGLEECQARSEKKLHFHFNMAFATVGLAKVLFWMKLPDQHRGAFSMRNIKMAWYNRFLTDRIFSNLPLDLNCNKIKKLYQKCLDIGNLAA, from the coding sequence ATGACTAGTACCAATCTCAAAGCCTTTGGCAAGGTGAAACACCTTGTTAGTGCAATTTTAAATGAATTGCCCCTAATAACCAAACCTCAATACAAATTTATGATTTCGCTATTTGAGGTCTGGCTATGTTTGCCTGTTCGATATACCATCTCCAATCTTAGCCGTTTTGGTACTTATTGTGAGAAAAGCATCCGATTGCAAATGGAAAAGGAATTTGATTTCGGAGGCTTTAATAGTTCTTTGATTAAGGATAACAGTGGTAAGCATCTCATTGCTGCTTATGACCCAACTTATTTGCCAAAGTCTGGAAAGCATACTCCTGGTCTGGGTAAATTTTGGAGTGGTAAAGATCAAAAAGCTGTTAAAGGTCTTGAGATAGGATGTCTGGCAATAATAGATGTCGATGCCAGAACTGCTTTCCCATTAAAAGTAGTTCAAACTCCTGATAAGACTACACTTGATGAGAAGGGAATGAGTAGGGTTGATCACTACGTGGATGTTATAAAATCAGAAGTGCTGACCTTAAAAAGTATGGTCGATTATTTAGCAGTCGATTCATATTTCATGAAACAAGAGTTTATTTTACCAATATTGAAGGAAGGATTGCATATTGTAACAAAGATGAGATCCGATGCCAATCTGATTTATGTATACAATGGGCCAAGGTCTACAGGACCTGGACGTCCCAGGATACATGGAGATAAAGTTAGTTGTGGCAGTATTGATAAGCGAAAAATCAGGGAATTTGCTGTAGATAATGACGCTGTTTATTATAGTGGTGTAGTTTGGTCTGCTATTCTTAAATGCAAGGTTAGAATTGTATACATAGAAGAAAAGGTCACGGGTAAATATGAAATACTTCTTTGTACGGATATCGAACTAAAACCAGAGTTGATACTCAACTATTATCAACTGCGCTTCCAGATTGAATTTCTTATCCGTGATGCAAAGCAACATGGGGGCTTGGAGGAATGCCAGGCAAGAAGTGAGAAAAAGTTACACTTCCATTTCAATATGGCATTTGCTACTGTGGGTCTGGCCAAAGTGTTATTTTGGATGAAACTACCAGATCAACATAGAGGTGCTTTTTCTATGAGAAATATTAAAATGGCATGGTACAACAGATTTTTAACTGACCGAATTTTCTCAAACTTGCCACTGGACTTGAATTGTAATAAAATAAAAAAGCTATATCAAAAGTGCCTGGATATAGGAAATTTGGCCGCTTAA